One Acidobacteriota bacterium genomic window, GTTGTATGGGTTCCGCGTGGAGAAGATCGATCCGGTCCGCTACAAGGATTTCGTGGTCAGCAGCACGCGCGTGCGACGGCTCATCGCGGAAGGCCGTGTGGACGAGGCGGGCGCTCTGCTCGGCCACCACTATTGCATCGACGGGACAGTGGTCCCCGGCGCCGCGCGCGGCCGGCAGATCGGATTCCCCACGGCCAACATCACGACGGAGAACGAACTGCTCCCGCCGCACGGCGTGTACGCGACGACGCTGACCGTCGACGAGCGGATCCATGCGGCGGTGACCAACATCGGCGTGCGGCCCACCTTCGAGTCTGGCGGTGAGGTGAGCGTCGAAACGCACCTGCTCGACGTCAATCCCGACCTCTACGGTGCGCGTGTCAGGCTCGCGTTCGTGCAGCGTCTGCGTGGCGAGCAGGCGTTTGCGGGCGTCGACGCGCTCGTGGGCCAGATCACGCAGGATGTGGCGGCGGCACGGTCGGTTTTCGAGCGCTTTTCGCTATAGAATCCCCTCGGTATGACACGGTCTTCCGAGGCAGCGTCCGCGCTGCCCTTGTCGCTGACGTACGCGCCTGACGGGCGCATGGCCGATGCCGTGCGCGCGCTGGCGACGCGCGTGGGCGCGCTGGCGGGAGCCTCGGACCGGGCGCAGGCGTTCGCGGCCACCGTGCAGGCGGCGGTGGACTGGGTCACCACCGAGCGGGCGTCTATCGCCGGCGACGTCGCCATGGTGTTCGACAGCGACGGCGAGACGCTTCATGGCGATCTTCGCTGGAGCACGACGCGTGGCGCGCCGGCGCCACCTTTCCACACCTGGGCCGCCGCGACGGGCGTCGACGTGGCCTGTGACGTTTCAGACGCCGAGGTCCGCTGCCGCGTGACCTGCCGCTGCGCCTGAGCGCCCGAGTCCATGCGCCTCTACAACACCCTCACGCGCCAGGAAGAAGATTTCGCCCCGCAACGTGACGGCATCGTCCGCATGTATGCGTGCGGGCTGACCGTCTACGCGCGCGGCCACATCGGCAACTTCCGCACGTTCATGGCGGTGGACCTGCTGCGTCGCACGCTGCGTCACGTGGCGGGTTACCACGTCCATCACGTCACGAACTTCACCGACGTCGACGACAAGACGATTGCCGAATCGCAGAAGGCGGGCGTCCCGCTGCGCGAGTACACCACGCGCTTCATCGAGTACTTCCGCGAGGACGCCGCCACGCTGGGGCTCGAGTCTCCCGAAGACACGCCGCGCGCCACCGACGAGCCGAACCTCGTGGCCATGGCCGGCATGATCGCCGCGCTCGAGGAGCGCGGCCATACGTATCGCAGCGACGGCTCGATCTATTTCAAGATCGCGACACTGCC contains:
- a CDS encoding bifunctional riboflavin kinase/FAD synthetase, translated to MARYPEDPPRPARWPYPVVALGNFDGLHRGHQKILERVCRQAREKHGTPLVMTFDPHPPRVLRPDKAPPLLMTSAQRIEALARAGMEGVALVRFDMDLARLDPDTFVRRVLVEWLGVAEVWVGGNFLFGRDRTGNFSLLRELGQLYGFRVEKIDPVRYKDFVVSSTRVRRLIAEGRVDEAGALLGHHYCIDGTVVPGAARGRQIGFPTANITTENELLPPHGVYATTLTVDERIHAAVTNIGVRPTFESGGEVSVETHLLDVNPDLYGARVRLAFVQRLRGEQAFAGVDALVGQITQDVAAARSVFERFSL